Proteins co-encoded in one Candidatus Manganitrophaceae bacterium genomic window:
- a CDS encoding cobalamin B12-binding domain-containing protein, producing the protein MAKTATQRTSSKSSTRQKPVEWRKRVLLAKIGLDGHDRGVKVVARALRDGGIEVIYLGLHHTPAEIVLSAIQEDVDAIGLSLHSAAHMTLFQEVLRLLKKEKATDIALFGGGIIPEEDIRDLKKKGVREIFTPGTPLEEIVRFVKELKR; encoded by the coding sequence ATGGCTAAAACCGCAACCCAGCGGACTTCGTCAAAATCATCCACTCGACAAAAACCGGTCGAATGGCGAAAGCGGGTGCTGCTCGCCAAGATCGGTCTCGACGGACATGATCGAGGGGTCAAGGTGGTCGCCCGCGCGCTGCGTGACGGCGGAATTGAAGTGATCTATCTCGGCCTCCATCACACCCCCGCCGAAATCGTCCTCTCGGCAATCCAAGAAGATGTCGACGCCATCGGCCTCTCCCTCCACTCCGCCGCCCACATGACCCTCTTCCAAGAGGTCCTCAGGCTGCTAAAAAAAGAGAAGGCCACCGACATCGCCCTCTTCGGCGGCGGCATCATCCCGGAAGAAGACATCCGCGACCTCAAAAAAAAGGGGGTCCGCGAAATCTTCACCCCCGGCACACCGCTAGAAGAAATCGTCCGATTTGTAAAAGAACTCAAAAGATAA
- a CDS encoding imidazolonepropionase yields the protein MTPVFDLAIVGCGELLTVASPGGPKRGPALSEVGLIRNGVVATSRGKIAWVGTQKEYRRKGPARREIDAEGSVVLPGFVDPHTHAVFAGSREGEWAEKLRGVPYLEILKRGGGILRTVEATRTASLKSLTERAEAYLKKMLACGTTTVEIKSGYGLDLQNEVKILKVIAQLQKRLPLDLVPTFLGAHAIPKEYADRPEAYVDQVVEMLPSVRSRAAFCDVFCEEGAFSYQQSRRVLKAARQNQFGIKLHAGEFSDQGGVRLAAEFGARSVDHLDHIRPDEVPLLAESGAVGVLLPGVSHFLGAASFPPVRALVEGGVPVALATDFNPGSSPCLSMQEIIHLAVRDFKLTAAEAISAATINAAHAVGLEAQVGSLEVGKQADLLILDLEHYEQLPYFFGVNHVEQVLKKGKVVYSGR from the coding sequence ATGACCCCGGTCTTTGATCTGGCGATCGTCGGCTGTGGCGAACTCCTCACCGTCGCCTCTCCCGGCGGGCCCAAGCGCGGGCCGGCGCTCTCCGAGGTTGGGTTGATTCGAAACGGGGTGGTGGCGACCTCCCGTGGAAAGATTGCTTGGGTCGGTACGCAGAAGGAGTACCGCAGAAAGGGCCCGGCCCGGCGGGAGATCGATGCGGAAGGGAGCGTCGTCCTGCCGGGCTTTGTCGATCCACACACCCATGCCGTTTTCGCCGGCAGCCGCGAAGGAGAATGGGCCGAGAAACTACGCGGGGTTCCTTATCTAGAGATCCTCAAGAGAGGAGGGGGCATCCTCCGCACGGTCGAAGCGACCCGGACCGCCTCGTTGAAGTCGCTGACGGAGCGGGCCGAGGCCTATCTGAAGAAGATGCTTGCCTGCGGGACGACGACGGTCGAAATCAAAAGCGGCTATGGTCTCGATCTTCAAAACGAAGTCAAGATCTTGAAAGTCATCGCGCAATTGCAAAAACGGCTGCCGCTCGATCTCGTTCCGACTTTCTTAGGAGCCCATGCAATTCCAAAGGAGTATGCCGATCGGCCGGAGGCCTATGTCGATCAGGTCGTCGAGATGCTCCCGTCGGTTCGATCTCGGGCGGCGTTCTGCGACGTCTTCTGTGAGGAGGGGGCGTTCAGCTATCAGCAAAGCCGGCGCGTGTTAAAGGCGGCCCGGCAGAATCAATTTGGAATCAAGCTTCATGCGGGAGAGTTCTCCGATCAAGGGGGGGTGCGCCTGGCGGCGGAGTTCGGTGCGCGGTCGGTCGATCATCTCGATCATATTCGGCCGGACGAGGTGCCGCTGCTCGCGGAGAGCGGCGCGGTCGGGGTGCTGTTGCCGGGGGTCTCTCATTTTTTAGGGGCGGCCTCTTTTCCGCCGGTGCGGGCGTTGGTGGAGGGGGGGGTGCCGGTTGCGTTGGCGACCGATTTTAATCCCGGCTCGTCCCCCTGTCTTTCGATGCAAGAAATCATTCATCTGGCGGTGCGCGATTTTAAGCTCACGGCGGCGGAGGCGATTTCTGCGGCGACGATCAATGCGGCGCATGCGGTGGGGCTGGAGGCCCAGGTCGGGAGCTTGGAGGTGGGGAAGCAGGCGGACCTGTTGATTCTCGATCTGGAGCATTATGAGCAGCTCCCTTATTTCTTTGGGGTCAATCATGTGGAGCAGGTTTTGAAGAAGGGGAAGGTCGTTTATTCGGGGCGCTGA
- a CDS encoding DUF5069 domain-containing protein: MRVPGLRPSSDKVGGLVYFGRMLDKIRLQAQNKLPLDYHKNLGTGFDGRCVRFLRIDYMTLVNRVMQGGTDEEILGWCFSQGRQPNAEEIEVWNGFMSKRGWNDEATEVLEKMKHDRGFADRADIRTMFEFHKADEEDD, from the coding sequence ATGCGCGTTCCCGGTTTACGTCCCTCGTCCGACAAGGTCGGCGGCCTGGTCTACTTCGGCAGGATGCTCGATAAAATTCGCCTGCAAGCCCAAAACAAGCTTCCGCTCGACTATCATAAAAATCTCGGCACCGGATTCGACGGCCGCTGTGTGAGGTTCCTGCGCATCGATTATATGACGCTGGTCAATCGCGTCATGCAAGGAGGAACCGACGAAGAGATTTTAGGCTGGTGCTTCAGCCAGGGACGACAACCAAATGCCGAGGAGATCGAAGTGTGGAATGGATTTATGAGCAAGCGGGGTTGGAACGACGAAGCAACGGAAGTGTTGGAGAAGATGAAGCACGACCGCGGCTTCGCAGACCGGGCCGACATCCGAACGATGTTTGAATTTCACAAGGCAGACGAAGAGGACGATTAA
- a CDS encoding ABC transporter substrate-binding protein, which produces MKIQHWALVILVLLSASFSQAEDGVTDKEILIGMSNGQTGPISENGKMMKEGATVYFNKVNAAGGVQGRKIRLLVYDDLYQAPVVFANTRKLIEEEKVFALFGYIGSGNSAAIVPIITRAGVPYLFPLTGAEIIRNPVNKYVFNLRASYADEIEVMVERLTEDLHIQKIGIFFQTDAMGDAGRAGVVRALRKRNMALVGEGKFVHDTVDVDEAFEALIKANPEAVIMACTYQPCAAFLKKAKARRFNPKFLLVSSGTVPLIHAAGKDADGLIVTQIVPNPIDSTLPIVKEYLSDMNAAGRIPNPVSLESYLDAKVTVEALKKTAPLTREAFISTLEQLKMDAGGLEVSFNPTDHQGLHQVFLTKIENGKAVTIQNLK; this is translated from the coding sequence ATGAAGATCCAGCACTGGGCACTCGTTATTTTAGTACTTTTATCAGCCTCCTTTTCTCAAGCGGAGGATGGGGTCACAGACAAAGAGATTCTGATCGGCATGTCCAATGGCCAGACCGGACCTATTTCCGAAAACGGCAAGATGATGAAGGAAGGGGCGACGGTCTACTTCAACAAGGTGAACGCCGCCGGAGGCGTTCAGGGCCGCAAAATCAGGCTGCTGGTTTATGACGACCTCTACCAGGCCCCTGTTGTGTTCGCGAACACCCGCAAATTAATCGAGGAAGAGAAGGTGTTCGCTTTGTTCGGGTATATCGGTTCCGGAAATTCAGCGGCGATCGTGCCGATCATCACCCGAGCCGGCGTCCCCTATCTCTTCCCATTGACGGGCGCTGAAATTATCCGCAATCCCGTCAATAAATACGTCTTTAACCTTCGCGCCAGTTATGCGGACGAGATCGAGGTCATGGTCGAGCGGTTGACTGAGGACCTTCATATTCAAAAGATCGGCATCTTTTTTCAGACGGACGCCATGGGGGACGCAGGTCGCGCCGGGGTGGTGCGGGCCTTGCGAAAGCGGAACATGGCCTTGGTCGGAGAGGGCAAGTTTGTCCACGATACCGTTGATGTTGATGAGGCCTTCGAAGCGCTGATCAAGGCGAATCCCGAAGCGGTCATTATGGCTTGCACCTATCAGCCCTGCGCCGCTTTTCTCAAAAAAGCAAAGGCGCGTCGATTCAATCCTAAGTTTTTACTCGTCTCATCGGGCACCGTCCCCTTAATCCACGCGGCGGGGAAAGATGCCGACGGGCTCATTGTGACCCAGATCGTGCCGAATCCAATCGACAGCACCTTGCCGATTGTAAAAGAGTATCTCTCGGACATGAACGCCGCAGGGCGCATCCCCAATCCGGTCAGTCTGGAGAGCTATCTCGACGCCAAGGTTACGGTCGAAGCGCTGAAGAAAACCGCTCCGCTCACGCGTGAGGCCTTTATTTCTACGCTGGAGCAGCTAAAGATGGACGCGGGCGGACTGGAGGTCTCATTCAACCCGACGGACCATCAAGGCTTACACCAGGTCTTTTTAACAAAGATCGAAAACGGCAAAGCGGTGACGATCCAAAACCTCAAATAG
- the hutU gene encoding urocanate hydratase, which produces MSRPMFEALRPQEPISAPIGARKSCKSWDAEAALRMLMNNLDERVAVDWKNLVVYGGAGRAARNWKEYHRMVQALRELAPDETLCVQSGKPVYIAKSHREAPRVILANSNLVPAWATPEAFDRLDRMGLMMYGQMTAGSWIYIGTQGILQGTYETFAAIATQAFRAESLSGKWILTAGLGGMSGAQPLAATMNEAAILNVEVRAERIERKVKEGFCDRMTDRLDEALTWVKSACRSGRPLSVGLVGNAGEVYPELVRRGKIPDIVTDQTSAHDLLSYVPIGDLPALDRLREDDPGTYRQKSLETIARHVEAILAMQTAGAVAVDYGNNLRGQAALAGVPIKNRDGSFKYPGFVPAYIRPLFCEGKGPFRWAALSGDPKDIYRIDQALKATFPKARALKRWIDLAQKKIPFTGLPARICWLGYGDREKFGLVINDLIRRGEVSAPVVLGRDHLDCGSVASPYRETEGMADGSDAIADWPLLNFALNAVSGASWVSFHHGGGVGIGNALHAGMVIVADGTKRREARLSRVLTVDPGIGVARHVDAGYEKAKETSRKKKVKIPK; this is translated from the coding sequence ATGAGTCGTCCGATGTTCGAGGCGCTCCGGCCTCAAGAGCCGATCTCTGCACCGATCGGTGCCCGGAAAAGCTGCAAAAGCTGGGATGCGGAAGCGGCGCTCCGGATGTTGATGAACAACCTTGACGAACGGGTGGCGGTTGATTGGAAGAACCTGGTTGTCTACGGCGGCGCCGGCCGGGCGGCGCGAAATTGGAAAGAGTATCACCGGATGGTTCAGGCGCTTCGAGAATTGGCGCCCGATGAGACCCTCTGCGTTCAGTCCGGAAAGCCGGTTTATATCGCGAAGAGCCACCGGGAGGCGCCGCGCGTCATCCTGGCCAACTCCAACCTCGTGCCGGCCTGGGCGACGCCTGAGGCGTTTGACCGGCTCGACCGGATGGGACTGATGATGTATGGTCAGATGACGGCGGGAAGCTGGATCTACATCGGAACACAAGGGATTCTTCAGGGGACCTATGAAACTTTCGCAGCGATCGCGACGCAAGCCTTTCGAGCCGAATCCCTCTCTGGAAAATGGATTCTGACCGCTGGGCTCGGGGGGATGAGCGGGGCGCAGCCGCTTGCGGCGACGATGAACGAGGCGGCGATCCTGAACGTGGAGGTTCGGGCGGAGCGGATCGAGCGAAAGGTCAAAGAAGGGTTTTGCGACCGGATGACCGATCGGCTCGATGAGGCGCTCACCTGGGTGAAGAGCGCCTGCCGGAGCGGCCGGCCTCTGTCGGTCGGACTGGTCGGAAATGCCGGCGAGGTTTATCCGGAGCTGGTCCGCCGCGGAAAGATTCCCGATATCGTGACCGACCAAACCTCGGCGCATGATCTTCTCTCTTATGTCCCGATCGGCGACCTCCCAGCGCTCGACCGGCTGCGAGAGGATGACCCCGGCACCTATCGCCAAAAGTCGCTCGAGACGATTGCCCGCCATGTCGAGGCGATCTTGGCGATGCAGACGGCCGGCGCGGTCGCAGTCGATTATGGCAACAACCTGCGCGGACAGGCCGCATTGGCGGGGGTGCCGATCAAAAATAGGGACGGCTCGTTTAAATATCCCGGCTTTGTTCCCGCCTATATCCGGCCGCTCTTTTGCGAAGGGAAAGGCCCGTTCCGGTGGGCCGCCCTCTCCGGCGATCCGAAAGACATCTACCGAATCGACCAGGCGCTGAAGGCGACCTTTCCGAAAGCGCGGGCGCTCAAGCGGTGGATCGATCTGGCACAGAAAAAGATTCCGTTCACCGGGCTGCCGGCCCGGATCTGCTGGCTCGGCTATGGCGACCGTGAAAAATTTGGACTCGTGATCAACGACTTGATTCGGCGCGGGGAGGTGTCGGCGCCGGTCGTCCTCGGCCGAGACCACCTCGACTGCGGCTCCGTTGCGTCGCCTTATCGAGAGACGGAGGGGATGGCCGACGGCTCCGATGCGATTGCCGACTGGCCGCTGCTGAACTTTGCGTTGAATGCGGTTTCCGGCGCGTCGTGGGTCTCCTTCCATCACGGCGGCGGGGTCGGAATCGGCAACGCGCTTCATGCGGGAATGGTGATCGTCGCCGATGGAACGAAGCGCCGCGAGGCGCGCCTTTCCCGTGTCCTCACCGTCGATCCGGGGATCGGCGTGGCGAGGCATGTCGATGCGGGGTATGAAAAGGCGAAAGAGACGTCACGTAAGAAGAAGGTGAAGATTCCAAAATAG